The sequence below is a genomic window from Streptomyces sp. V1I1.
CAGCGGGGCGTTGACGTACGAAACGGTCTCGTCGACCACGTCCTCGAACACGCCCTTGAGCGCGGACAGTTCGAGCACCTTGACGTCGTGCTGGGTGATCTCGCCGTACACCTCGACGTCGAGCCGGACCGCGACCTCGCCCGCCAGGGCAGTGAAGATCCGGCCGAGCTTCTCGGCGAGCGGCAGACCCGGGCGCACATCCTCGGCGATGACGCCGCCCTGGACGTTGACCGCGTCAGGCACGAGCTCACCGGCGAGCGCGAGACGGACCGAGCGGGCGACGGAGATACCGGCCTTCTCCTGCGCCTCGTCGGTGGACGCGCCGAGGTGCGGGGTGCACACGACCTGGTCCAGCTCGAACAGCGGGGAGTCCGTGCACGGCTCCTTCGCGTACACATCCAGGCCGGCGCCCGCGACGCGTCCCTCCTTGAGCGCCGAGTACAGCGCCTCCTCGTCGACGATCCCGCCGCGCGCGGCGTTGACGATCCGGACCGACGGCTTGACCTTGTGCAGCGCTTCGTGGCCGATCAGGCCGAGCGTCTCGGGGGTCTTCGGCAGGTGGACGGTGACGAAGTCGGAGACCTCGAGCAGCTCGTCGAGCGAGAGCAGCTTTACGCCCATCTGCGCGGCGCGCGCGGGCTGCACATACGGGTCGTACGCGACGATCTTCATGCCGAAGGCCGACATCCGCTGTGCGACCAGGACGCCGATGCGGCCGAGGCCGACGACGCCGAGGATCTTCTCGCTCAGCTCGACGCCGGTGTACTTGGAGCGCTTCCACTCGCCGTTCTTCAGGGCGGTGTTGGCCTGCGGGATATTGCGCGCGGTGGCGACCAGCAGACCGCAGGCCAGCTCGGCGGCGGTCACGATGTTCGAGGTGGGGGCGTTGACGACCATCACGCCGGCCTTGGTGGCGGCGGAGACGTCGACATTGTCGAGACCGACGCCCGCGCGGGCGACGACGCGCAGCTTCTTCGCGGCTGCAATGGCCTCGGCGTCGACCTTGGTGGCGCTGCGGACGAGGATCGCGTCGACGTCGGCGATGGCCGGGAGCAGCTCCCCGCGGTCGGCGCCGTTGCAGTGCCGGATCTCGAAGTCCGAGCCGAGCGCGTCGACGGTGGCGGGCGACAGCTCTTCAGCGATGAGTACGACAGGTTTCGAGCTCACGTGAGTCCTCACAAGTCCAGTGCGGACGGCCGTCCCGACGGCCGCAGGCGGTGGAGGGGGCTAGCCGCGTGGAAGACGCACGACACTGTGGGCCTGACGCGTATGTCTGTTGAGCAGTGTAGTGGTGCAAGCCGGTGCGTCTTAACGCCTCCAAGGCAGGATCACCCGTCCGTGGCTGGACAGAGTGGAGAAGCGCTGGAGCGCGGCGGGGTATGACGACGGGGGCCGGGACCGGCTCGTCCCGGCCCCCGTCCGCGGGCTTACGCCTCGTCGTTGTCGACCCAGCTCATGAGCTTGCGCAGCTCCTTGCCGGTGGTCTCGAGCAGGTGGTTCTCGTCCTGCGTCTTGTACTCGTTGTACTTCTTCAGACCGCCGTGGTACTCGTCCATCCAGTTCTTGGCGAACGTGCCGTCCTGGATCTCGGCGAGGACCTTCTTCATCTCGGCCTTGGTCTGGTCCGTGATGATGCGGGGGCCGGTGACGTAGTCGCCCCACTCGGCGGTCTCGGAGACCGACCAGCGCATCTTCTCCAGTCCGCCCTCGTACATGAGGTCCACGATCAGCTTCAGCTCGTGGAGGCACTCGAAGTACGCGATCTCCGGCTGGTAGCCGGCCTCGACCAGCGTCTCGAAGCCCGCCTTGACCAGCGCGGACGTACCACCACAGAGGACGGCCTGCTCGCCGAAGAGGTCGGTCTCCGTCTCCTCGGTGAAGGTCGTCTTGATAACGCCGGCGCGGGTGCCGCCGATGGCCTTGGCGTACGAGAGCGCCAGCGCGAAGGCACTGCCGGTCGCGTCCTGCTCGACGGCGGCGATCGCCGGGACGCCGCGGCCCTCCTCGTACTGGCGACGGACCAGGTGGCCGGGGCCCTTCGGGGCGACCAGGGCCACGTCGACACCGGCCGGCGCCTTGATGAAGCCGAAGCGGACGTTGAAGCCATGTGCGAAGAACAGCGCGTCGCCGTCCTTCAGGTTGCCCT
It includes:
- the serA gene encoding phosphoglycerate dehydrogenase, with the translated sequence MSSKPVVLIAEELSPATVDALGSDFEIRHCNGADRGELLPAIADVDAILVRSATKVDAEAIAAAKKLRVVARAGVGLDNVDVSAATKAGVMVVNAPTSNIVTAAELACGLLVATARNIPQANTALKNGEWKRSKYTGVELSEKILGVVGLGRIGVLVAQRMSAFGMKIVAYDPYVQPARAAQMGVKLLSLDELLEVSDFVTVHLPKTPETLGLIGHEALHKVKPSVRIVNAARGGIVDEEALYSALKEGRVAGAGLDVYAKEPCTDSPLFELDQVVCTPHLGASTDEAQEKAGISVARSVRLALAGELVPDAVNVQGGVIAEDVRPGLPLAEKLGRIFTALAGEVAVRLDVEVYGEITQHDVKVLELSALKGVFEDVVDETVSYVNAPLFAQERGVEVRLTTSSESPDHRNVVTVRGTLSGGEEVAVSGTLAGPKHLQKIVAIGDYDIDLALADHMVVLRYEDRPGVVGTVGRILGEAGLNIAGMQVSRSEEGGEAVVVLTVDDTVPPAVLTEIADEIGAASARSVNLTD